Part of the Chelmon rostratus isolate fCheRos1 chromosome 13, fCheRos1.pri, whole genome shotgun sequence genome is shown below.
TCTACACTACCCCACCAAAGTCACTCAAAAAAGagttcaaatgtgtgtttctctgtgttggatgtgttctattttctgtcacagtttgCTGCTAAAGGATAATCTGGAACAACTAGGAAGGTATAACTCCTGCTTTGGAGAGTGtgtgattattattgattatgtTGCCGGACTTGTTgatctgtttttgtcctttattGGTCCTGTCACTGTCATTGTAGTTCTGTATATGAGAGTATTTGTGGTGGCTGTGTCTCAGGCTCGGGCCATGAGGTCCCACATTGCAGCTGTCACTGTCAAGTTTTCGGTGAAAGTAACTGCTAAGAAATCTGAAATGAAAGCAGCCAGGACTCTCggtgttgttgtagttgtgtttCTTATATGTGCCTGCCCATATTTTTGTATTGCACTTACAGGCCAGGACACCATGCTCAACGTGTCATCCTCTTCCTTTGTATTATCTCTCTTCTACTTTAACTCCTGTTTAAATCCTGTGATCTTTTTTTACCCCTGGTTCAGGAAATCTATCAAACTCATTGTTACACTTAAGATACTGGAGGCTGACTCCTGTGATTCCAACATGCTGTAGAAAGTAAATGTAGCATATAATGAGGCCAGCATATTATATTGCAGTGTTGTTAGGTAACTAATGTGACATGAATGCAGATAAAATATTTCTGACAGTTATTGGCTCAGTGAATTACAACATCTAAATCTGTGAGAAATCTAAAATCGGGATACCTGTCATGTTTTGTGACAAGAATGTTTTGCCCTAGTAGCTGAGTCAGTTTTCATGAGCATTTGAGGTTCATTGTTCATTTCCCATCATTTCTGTCCCTTGTTTTGTTACAGTATTGAAATTGAGTTTAATATTATGTGCATTTAACTGATACATACAAGCaccatgaatgtttttaatcatAGATcctgattcacacacactgcGTTGTTTGAACTTTACCgctttatctattttttttcaaaaccaaAGGCAAACAATTGCATTTAATCTTATCATTCTGAAAAAGTGGAAACATGTCACAgctacaaatacacactgtaaatGAAGATCATCTTGAAtcatctttttaaattatttttaatatttaagagAGAATATTAACAGGACAACATtaggaaaacaaaagaatgaatGCAGGACAACAAAGGTTGAAACAAATGTAGACTAATACTAATGctaatactgctactgctactaatgtaataataataacaataatactttttctgtcataataataataataataataataataataataataataaggtcCGGGTGAGTATTAGAAGCACATCTGCTGTGGACACTggtgtcacaccgcggtgaggtctgtcttgtcatggggtttttgtcttgtcatttcctgttttattttgaaggtctaactctcctctcgtttcagagcacttgcccttcctcatgtgtgcagtgtgtctgccctgattacctattgtctccacctgttcctgattaccctccatgtgttaaatagtctgcgtctcccttgtcttatgccagtgtgtctttgtccgtcggcgattcacccgagcctgtcttccccgtttgtccttgccacagccacagtccttgtatcgtaagctcttgtttcctccttgtgagtgttttttgtttgtaattttgataatctagtttctggtttcttttcattgtttagatcatagccgaattgttttcctctttattcaGTGATTATCTGTTGGATTAATTTTGTAATTTAGATTCTAGTTCCTCCGCTCTTTAGGAGAGTTTTTTGTGTTcatagtttttcttatctagtttgGTTATTCCTGTATTCCTTGTCCCTAGAGTTTTCCTCCATTTGGAGTGTTCGTTTCTTATATTTTCATCTCAGTATTTTCTAGTTTTTCCTCAcagtgagcgttttctgttctttgttatttttcattacatAGTGTATTTATAGAAttcctcatagtgagcgttttgtgttcttCGTTTGTTATTTTCTATGTTCTGATTTTCATAGCTAGAGCCCTGTGCCTAGTATAACTTTCATAGCCTGTTTATTTGACACTCATCGAAGTTGAACTTGGGTTGAGATAATAAAGATCTGTGAATTAtaatctctgcgtctgagtcctgatctgagtcccggcctgacagtacacactggccagcatggactcagcagagaccGGCCAGCTCACCGCAGCGGTTCAGGCCCAGGAATCTCGCCTTTCCTGTCAGGAAGAGTTCCAGGCAGCCATGGCGTCACAGCTAGGTCAGCTGTCCTCACAGGTTCAGGACCTGATTATTAACCTCCGTCAACCCACCAGAAACCCCGCAGCACCACAGCCCTCCGCGACACCGACCCTGAGTGTCCCTGTCGGTGGAGTTGGACCCAAGCTTGCTCCACCGGAACGCTATTCCGGAGAACCAGGTCAGTGCAAGGCATTCATGATTGACTGTTCTATTCATTTTGAACACTCTCCCTATGCGTTTCCCACAGAACAATCTAAGATTGCTTTCATGATTTCACACCTGACTGGGCGAGCAAGGGCTTGGGCTACGGCAGAGTGGGATCGAGAATCGCCATTCTGCTCCTCCCTAAAAGATTTTAAGGAGGCTCTGACGAGAACTTTTGACCCGGTGGCAACCAGCCGGGAGAAGGCTCGAGAGCTGAGTAGCCTCAAACAAGGCCACAGCTCCGTCAGCGATTACGCCATCCACTTCCGCACGCTGGCGGCAGAGAGTGGGTGGAACTCCACCGCATTATACGATGTGTTCCTGAAAGgactctccacctccatccagGAGATGTTGGTTCCCCTGGACCTCCCCTCGGACCTCGACTCGCTGATAGCTCTGGCTATCCACACGGATAACAGAGTCCAGGAACTCAAGCAACGCAGAGGCAGCCGGACGCCGGAGGAAAGAGGCTCCCACATTCCTCATCCCATGCGGCTGGATTTCCGTCACTCGTCTCCGGACTCGTCCCAGCACTCGGGCACCGAGGGAGGTAGCAAACCCATGCAACTGGGTCGAACTAGGTTGACACCCGAAGAGCGCCGACGCCGACTGACCGAGGGTCGGTGCTTTTACTGTGGAGAGACGGGTCACCTCATAGCTTCATGCCCATCCAAGAAAGCCAAGCCGATGAGTCCCACCCCCCTGGCGGTGGTTGCTCCTCGAACACTCACGTCGGTCCAGGTAAAACACAACACCATCACCACTCACTTGAAAGCACTCATAGATTCAGGGGCAGATGAAAGTCTGATGGGCTGGGACTTGGCAGCTAAGTTGGGGCTCAAATCAGAGCCTCTGACCAACCCAGTGCGGGCTCATGCTCTGGATGGTAAGGAGTTGTTCACCATCACCCACACCACGGAGCCCCTGGAAACACACATCCAGTGTCATAAAGAAATTATGAACTTTTACCTGTTTCACTCTCCCTCACAGACTCTGATCCTCGGTTATCCCTGGTTGCATGAACATAACCCCCACATAAACTGGAAAACGGGACTATTATGGGTTGGGGTGATGAATGTGACAACCAGTATGAGTGCCATCCAAACCAAGATAACAATGTATCCACGATTAATCATGTGTCTCTTcatgtcaccacagacaccaaGACCAACCTGACCTCCGTACCCGCCTGTTACCACTATCTCAAAGAGGTTTTTAGCAAGGAAAAAGCCCTGTCTCTACCCCCTCACAGACCATACGACTGCGCCATAGACCTGCTCCCGGGCTCCACCATTCCGAAGGGCCGACTATACTCGGTGTCCGGGCCGGAACCGGCGGCGATGACTGAATACATGGAAACCTCTCAAGGCAGGTCTGATtcgcccctcctcctcttcgcaGGTTTCTTCTTCGTAGGTAAGAAAGACAGGTCGCTTCGCCCATGCATTGATTATAGTCCTCTAAATGACATTACGGTCAAAAACCATTACCCTCTTCCACTCATGTCCTCAGTTTTTGACCAGTTTCAGCAAGCCAAAATATTCACGAAGCTTTACCTCAGAAACGCCTACCATCTGGTTAGAATCAGGGAGCgggatgagtggaagacagggtTTAACACATCGAGTGGACATTATGAGTACTTAGTCATGCCTTTCGAACTTACTAACGCACCAGCTGTTTTCCAAGCCATGATCAACGACGTGCTAAGAGACTTTCTAGATCACTTTGTATATGTTTATCTGGATGATATACTGATCTACTCCCCTGATCTAGAAACTCACCAGAGACACGTAGCAGCAGTGTTACGGCGTCCTCTAGACAATAAACTATATGTTAAAGCTGAAAAGAGTGAGTTCCATGCCGAAACCATCTCCTTCCTGGGCTTCATTGTAGCTCCTGAAAGAGTGCAAATGGACCCGGCTAAAGTTAGCGCTGTGGCCGAATGGCCTACTCCCGATATCCGCCGAAGGGTTCAGCAATTCCTAGATTTTGCTAACTTTTACAGGCGGTTTATCCGAGGCTTCAGCGCAATGGCTGCTCTGTTGCATGCTCTCACCTCCAAGGTCCAGTTTTCCTGGTCACCCGAAGCAGAAAAGGCTTTCCAGAAACTCAAACAGCTTCACCACAGCACCCATCCTTATCATGCCAGATCCCCAGCGACAATTTGTGGTGGAAGTGGACGCTTCCAATGAAGGCATCGGTGCTGTCCTCTCACAGTATGCTGAGCGAGATGGTAAGCTGCATCCATGCGCCTTCCTGTCACGACGTCTGTCTAAAGCAGAACAAAACTACGATGTGGGTAACCTGGAACTTCTGGCAGTCAAAGTGGCGTTAGAGGAATGGAGGCACtggttggagggggctgagcacccATTCATAGTTTGGACAGATCACAAGAATCTTGAGTATATCAGAAATGCCAAAAGATTAAACGCCAGGCCAGGTGGGCGCTGTTCCTTAAtcgtttctctttctctctttcttacagGCCGGGGTCCCAGAATGGCAAGCCGGACGCCCTGTCTTGACACTACGACCCCGAGCCTGTGGCCTGTGGATTTATTGCTTTACCAAAGTTACCCTCAGctaaagaaactgcagaaatcaTGATTGACCACGTATTTAAAATCCACGGCTTTCCTAAAGACATAGTCTCAGACCGGGGGCCCCAATTTGTCTCACGGTTCTGGAGGGAGTTCTGTCGTCTCATTGGGGCTAAAGCCAGCCTGACTTCAGGCTATCACCCGGAGGCGAATGGCCAGACTGAGCGTCTCAATCAGCAGCTGGAAACCGGACTCCGGTGCCTGGTGTCCCAGAATCCCTCCAcatggagcaaacacctggtctggGTTGAGTATGCACATAATTCACTTCCCACTTCTGCTACCGGTTTTTCACCATTTAAGTGTGTTTATGGTTACGACCCCCCAGTATTCGCTGATCAGGAACCAGAAGTCTCAGTCCCCTCCGCCCACGCCAGGTGCCGACGCATCTGGGCAGCAGCTCGACAGGTCCTCATACGCTAAGGGGACTGGGTCAAGGAAGCAGCAGGCCGTAGGCGTCGACCAGCACCCAACTACCAACcgggccagaaggtctggctctCGGCCATATCCGTCTCCGGGTGCCCTCCCAGAAACTGGCTCCGAGATTCGTTGGGCCATTCCTGGTCACCAAGGTCATCGGTCCTGCTGCTGTCCGCCTCCGCCTTCCCCGCTCTCTTCGGGTCCACCCCACTTTCCATGTGAGCCAAGTCAAACCTGTCAAGGAAAGCACCATGGTCCCCGGTCACCAAGGTCATCGGTCCTGCTGCTGTCCGCCTCCGCCTTCCCCGCTCTCTTCGGGTCCACCCCACTTTCCATGTGAGCCAAGTCAAACCTGTCAAGGAAAGCACCATGGTCCCCCCCTCTAGGACCATCTGGTAGCCAgtcctagaggggggggtaatgtcacaccgcggtgaggtttgtcatatcatggggtttttgtcttgtcatttcctgttttattttgaaggcctaactctcctctcgtttcagagcacttgcccttcctcatgcGTGCagtg
Proteins encoded:
- the LOC121616511 gene encoding trace amine-associated receptor 13c-like; translated protein: MKTIEEAELCFPQLLNSSCRKTMHPHSVSMLTYIILSSISLLTVALNLLVIISISHFKQLHTPTNLLLLSLAVSDFFVGFLMLFQIVLIEGCWFLGDFMCAVYNMLSYIVTSASIGTMVLISVDRYVAICDPLHYPTKVTQKRVQMCVSLCWMCSIFCHSLLLKDNLEQLGRYNSCFGECVIIIDYVAGLVDLFLSFIGPVTVIVVLYMRVFVVAVSQARAMRSHIAAVTVKFSVKVTAKKSEMKAARTLGVVVVVFLICACPYFCIALTGQDTMLNVSSSSFVLSLFYFNSCLNPVIFFYPWFRKSIKLIVTLKILEADSCDSNML